The Bradyrhizobium sp. CCBAU 051011 DNA segment CGGGCCGGCGAAATTGATGATATCGAGATCGAAGATGTCAACGGCCGGCTCGCGCCATCGGTCGGCACCTGTATGGTGATGGGCACCGCCAGCACCATGGCGTGTGTTACCGAGGCGCTGGGGCTGTCGCTGCCGATGAGCGCAACGATTCCTGCACCGCATGCCGAGCGATTTCGTTCGGCGGAAGCAAGCGGCAGGGTGGCGGCCGCGCTGGCCAAGGCAAAGGGGCCAAAGCCCAGCGAATTGCTGACGCCCGCGTCGTTCCGCAATGCGCAGGTGGTGCTGCAGGCGATCGGTGGCTCGACCAATGGCCTGATCCATCTCACCGCGATCGCCCATCGCTCGCCGCACAAGATCGACCTCGAAACATTCGACAAGCTCGGCCGCGAGGTGCCCGTGCTCGTCGATCTGAAGCCGTCGGGCGAGCATTACATGGAGCACTTCCATCATGCCGGCGGCGTGCCGAAATTGATGGCGCAACTCGGCGACCTCATCGATCTCGACGCAAAGACAATTACGGGGCAGACGCTGCGCGAGGTTGTGGCTGAAGCGGAAGATGTTCCGGGACAGGACGCGATCCGTCCGCGCGACAATCCGATCAAGGCTGAAGGCGCAATGGCGGTGCTGCACGGCAACCTTGCGCCGCGCGGGGCCGTCATCAAGCAATCAGCGGCGAGCCCGAAACTGCTGCAGCATACCGGCCGCGCCGTGGTGTTCGAATCCGTCGAGGATATGACGCTGCGGGTCGACGATCCCGATCTCGACGTCAACGCCGACGACGTGCTGGTGCTGCGCAATGCCGGCCCCAAGGGCGCGCCGGGCATGCCAGAAGCCGGCTATCTGCCGATTCCGAAGAAACTCGCACGCGGCGGCACCAAGGACATGGTGCGCATATCGGACGCGCGCATGAGCGGCACGGCGTTCGGCACCATCGTGCTGCATATCACCCCGGAATCGGCCGTCGGCGGCCCGCTCGCGCTGGTGAAGAACGGTGACATGATCCGCCTCGACGTCGCCAAGCGCAGCATCGACCTGCTTATCGATGATGCCGAACTTGAGAAGCGCCGCGCGGCGCTCGCGCCGGCCGCGACGCCCGATTGGGCGAGGCGCGGCTATGCGCATTTGTTCAACGAGACCATTTTGCAAGCCGACGAGGGCTGCGACTTCGACTTCATGCGCGGGCAGGGGAAGGACTAGCTCGGTGGCGTCATGCCCCGCGAAGGCGGGGCATCCAGTACGCCGAGGCGCTGTTGAATTGAGAGAGCGCAGCGTACTGGATCATCCGCTTTCGCGGATGATGACAGTTGAGCGGACGGCATCAATGCGCCGCTACTTCCCCTTGCTGGTGAACTTCTTCACGGCGACGCGGAAGTCTTCGGTCAGCATGGCGTCGATGATCTTCGCTTCCTCGGCATCGAGCTGCTGCTTTACCGGCGTCACCGCGGCCTGATAGACCAGCGACTTGGTGCCGGCGATCGCCGCGGGCGGGTTCTGCGCCAGCCGCTCGGCGAATTTGCGTGTTTCCGCTCTTAACTCCGCCGCCGGTACGACGCGGGCGACCAGGCCCCATTCATAGGCCTGCTGCGCGGTAAAGCTGTCCTCGGCCAGAAGTATCTGCAGCGCGCGGCGGGTGCCGACGGTGCCGACCATGCCGACTGTGCTGCCGCCATCAGGCGAGACGCCGATCTTGGCATAGGCCGGCGTGAAGCGGGCGTCGTCGGCGGCGATGCAGAGGTCGGTGACGAAGGCGAGCCCCATGCCGGCGCCGGCGGCGGAGCCGTTGACGCTGGAGAGAACGATCTTCGGCATCCGCCGCAGCGTCTCGATGAAGGCATGGTAGTGCTTCAATAGCTCGCCGACCACGGGCGCCACTGTATCGTTGGCGGCGGCGGCGCCAATGGTCTGCAAATCGCCGCCGGCCGAGAAGGCGCGGCCTTCGCCCTCGATCACCAGCACGCGGACAGCGTCATTGCCCTCGACCTCCGCGCCGAGCTGTTCGAGCTTCTGTGCGATCGACAGATTGATCGAATTGAAGGCCGCGGGGCGGTTGAGGGTAATGGTCGCAATCGGGCCCTCGATCCTGAGCAGGGCAGGGGCGGCGGTATCATCGGAAGTCGACATGGCAAGGCCTCGGGGCGCGAGGGTGGGCCGGCATTTAAATAGAGAAGTCAGGAGGTGACAATCCCCGGGCTGGACCGGCAAAAATGCGGCAAAGGCCGCCCTCAGGGCCACCGACGCCCTTGCGTCTCCTCGTGCCATGAGGTCAGATAGCATCTGTCATCGTTCGGGACGGACACGAGCGCCGCGCCCAGGGGACGAGACAGGCAAGCCAAAATCACTGGAGAGGAAACGACATGGGTCATTCCCGTGTGCTCGAACGTAGGATGTCCCTATGACGGCAGGAACAATTGTCATCATTGGCGCGGGCCACGCCGGCTATCAGCTTGCGGCCTCGCTGCGCCAGCACGGCTTTTCCGAACGCATCGCGTTGTTGAACGATGAGGGCCATCTGCCGTACCAGCGGCCCCCGCTATCCAAGGCCTATCTGAAAGGAACCGGCGGGCCCGACAGCCTGATGTTCCGACCGGAAAAATTCTATTCTGATCAGAACATCGACCTGATCTCCGATCGTGCGGTATCGATCGACCGCGCGGCACGCAAGGTGGCGCTCGCCTCCGGCACATCGCTCGACTATGGCCATCTGGTACTGGCGACCGGCGCCCGCAATCGCCTGCTCGATATTCCCAACGCCAATCTCGACAGCGTGCGCTATTTGCGGACGCTCGACGAAAGCCAGTCCCTGCGTGACTACATCACGGAAGGCCAGCGCGTCGTTGTCATCGGTGCCGGCTTTATCGGGCTGGAGTTCGCAGCGACGGCCCGGGCCAAGGGTCTCGAAGTCGACGTCGTCGAGCTTGCCCCGCGCGTGATGGCGCGCGCGGTGACGGCCGAGATCTCGGAGTTCTTCCAGTTGCGGCATACCGCGGCCGGCATTCACATTCATCTGGGTGTGCAGGTCACCAGTATCGAGAGCGACGGCCACAAGGTCACCGGCGTCAGCCTCAGCGATGGCCGGCACCTGAAAGCCGACCTGATCGTGGTCGGCGTCGGCGTGTTGCCCAATGTCGAGCTGGCGGCGCAGGCCGGCCTGCCGGTGGCGTCGGGGATCATCGTCGACGAGCATCTGCTCACCGCCGATCCCGATATTTCGGCGATCGGCGATTGCGCGCTCTATGAAAGCCCGCGCTTCGGCGGCTCGCTGCGGCTGGAGTCGGTGCAGAACGCCACCGACCACGCGCGCTGCGTCGCGGCCCGGCTGACCGGCGATGCCAAACCCTATGATGGCGTGCCGTGGTTCTGGAGCGATCAGGGTCCCGACAAGCTGCAGATGGTGGGACTGACCACCGGCTACGACCGCGTGGTGGTGCGCGGCGATCAGGCCCAGGCCGCGTTCTCCGCCTTTTGCTACAGGGATGGACGTCTAGTCGGCATCGAATCCGTCAACCGCGCGGGCGATCACATGTTCGGACGACGTCTGTTTGCCGTGAACGGATCAATCACGCCGGAGCAGGCGGCGGACACTGGCTTCGACCTGAAGAGTGCGCTGACTTAAGCCGGATTTGTCGGGTGGGCAAAGGCGCATTTGCGCCGTGCCCACCATCACGCGCTTCGCAAGAGTGGTGGGCACGCTTCGCTTTGCCCCACCCTACGAAGTCAGGTGCGCTTTGCGAGTAGTTCATCCACTTCGGCCGCCGCCGGCATCGACGGCGCGGCGCCCATTCGCTGCACGCAGATCGACGCGGCGGCATTGGCGTATGCGAGCGCGTCGCGGATCGGCGTTCCATTGGCAAGCTGCGCGGCGAGGGCGCCGACGAAGCAATCGCCGGCGCCGGTGGTATCCACGGCCTTAACAGCGCGTCCCGCAATCAGCGAAGGCTCGCCGCCGATCAACGCCAGCACGCCGCGCTTGCCCAGCGTAACGCAGATGATGGTGTCCGGGCCGGTTGGAAGGCGCCGCGCTGCCTCAATGAAGCGGGCAGGCTCGTCAGTGTCGTGAAGCACGCTCTGCGCAAGAAGCCCAAGCTCGGTTTCATTGAGAATGAGGATATCGACGAGTTCGAGCAGCCCGGGAGCACAGGCGAGCGCCGGCGCCGGATTGAGGATGGTGGTCGCCCCGGCCCCGCGCGCCCGTTTGAAGAAGGCGGCGATGGTCGCTTGCGGAATTTCGAACTGGCTCACCGCGACGTCGCCCTTGGCGAGCGCAGGCGCGGCAACGTCGTCGGCGCTGACCAGTGCATTGGCGCCGGGCACCACCACGATGGTGTTATCGGCGTCGGCGATGGTGATGACGGCCGTTCCAGTGTGGATATCCGCGGTGTCCTGGACCAGCGCGAGGTCGACGCCTTGCGCGGCGAGGAACGTCCGCAATTGCTGGCCGAACGCATCTACGCCCAGCCGGCCGATCAGCGTCGACGGCGCGCCGAGCTTGGCTGCGGCCACCGCCTGGTTGGCGCCCTTGCCGCCCGGAAAATAATGCACGGCTTGGCCGGCGACGGTCTCGCCGACCTTCGGATGCCGGTCGGCTGTCGCCACCACATCCATGTTGATGCTGCCGGCGACGAAGACGCGCCCCATCTCTAATCCCAAAATTCCTTCTTGCGCCCGATCTGGAATTCCTGCTTGACGGCATCGATGTCGGCAAGCGTCGGTAGTCCAGCCTCGTTGCCGAGGCGCTGGATCTTAAAGGTCGAGGCTGCGCGCGCAAACTCGAAATGCTCGTGCCAGCCTTTCGAGGGATTGTTGAGATACGAAAACACGTAGGCGCCATGGAATACGTCACCAGCGCCGTTGGTATCGAGCACGCGTTCGCGCGCGATCGGCAGCGCCGGCAGCTTGCGGACCGCGCCGGTCTCGTCATACCAGAGCAGGCCTTGCTCTCCCATGGTGACGCCGCCGACCCGGCAGCCGCGGCTCTTGAGATAATCGAGCATCGCTTCCGGCGTCTTGTCCATCTGCTCGCACAGCCGTTCGGCGACGATGGCGACGTCGATGAATTCCAGCAGTTCATGGGTGTTGGTGCGCAGGCCGCCGCCGTCGAGCGAGGTAAGAATGCCGTCCTCGCGGCAGAGCTTGGCATAATGGATGGCGGCATCCGGCTGGTGGCCGTCGATATGCAGCGCGCGGCAGCCCTTCAGGTTCAGCATCGGGAAGGGATGAATGTGCTCGTCGTCGCGGCAGCGCACGATGGCGCGCTTGCCTTCCTTCGGCATGATGAACGACAGCGAGGAGGAATTGACCTTGCGCGGGTGGATCGAGATTCCGTATTTCGCGGCCATGTCCTGAAACATGCGGCCTAGCCAGTCGTTCGCGACGGTGGCGATCAGGTCGGGCACGATGCCGAGCTTGGCGCAGCAGAACGCTGCGGTGACGGCGTTGCCACCAAACGACACTGCATAGGCGGAGGCCACATGTTTTTCGTCGCCGGTCGGCATGTGGTCCGTGATGAAGGTAACGTCGATATAGGTCTGTCCGATGAAGAGAGCCTGCATTCGTTTTCCGTCATGAGCTGAGGGGTGGTCCCGGCCCGGCGCACACACATTAGCACCGGTTATCGGATGCATTCGCCGAAATTATTCGCAACCGTGCCGTCTTTGCAGCTTGAGATGGGAGTATGAGGAGAATACGACCGTCCTTAGGGGCTCGGGTATAGGTCAGTATAACGGCTGACGGCTGCCCGGGTTTCCCGGCGGTGCGACAAAAGTGGAGGGAATTGATGACCGTTTATTCCGGTCCCGTATTCGATATGGCGGTTAACCAATTTGGCGTCATCGCCAACCATCTCGAAATCCCGATGGACGAGCGCGACCGGATCCTGATGCCGAAGCGGGCCATCACCGTCTCCTGTCCGATCCACCGCGATGACGGCACGGTCGCGGTGTTCGAGGGCTACCGGGTGCAGCATCACCTCACGCTCGGCCCCACCAAGGGCGGCACGCGATTCGCACCATCCGTCGATATCGGCGAGGTCGCAGCACTTGCGATCTGGATGAGCTGGAAATGCGCACTCGTCGGGCTGCCTTATGGCGGCGCCAAGGGTGGCGTCAACGTCGATCTCTCCACCATTTCCAAACGCGAACTGGAAGCGCTGTCGCGGCGCTACATGCAGGAGATGATTCCCTTCGTCGGTCCGCATACCGACGTGATGGCGCCCGACATGGGCACCAACGAACAGGTGATGGCCTGGTTCATGGACACCTATTCGATGTATCAGGGCCAAACCGTAACCGAGATCGTCACCGGCAAGCCGGTCTCGTCGGGCGGCACGCTCGGCCGGCGCGAAGCAACGGGGCGCGGCGTCGCCTATCTCGCCAGGCGCGTGCTGAAGGAGCTGTCGATCAATCCGGGCACCGCCACCGCCGTGATCCAGGGGTTCGGCAATGTCGGCTCCTATGCGGCGCTGGAGCTGCAGCAATACGGGTTGAAGATCATCGCCGTCAGCGATCACACCGGCGCGCTGCATGATCCGGCCGGGCTCGATATTCCCGCGCTGATGCGGCACGCTGGCACACACGGCAGCATCGCCGGCTTCTCCAACCAGATGACTTTCGATCCCGAGGCAATTCTCACGCTGCCCTGCGACGTGCTGGTGCCGGCGGCGATGGAGCGCGTCATCGATGCGAACGTCGCCGAAAACCTGAAATGCCGCGTGCTGGCGGAAGGCGCCAATGGTCCGACCACGCCGGAAGCCGATCTGGTGCTGGAAAAGCGCCAGGGTGAAGTGTTCTTGATCCCCGACATTCTCTGCAATTCCGGCGGCGTGGTGGTCAGCTACTTCGAATGGGTGCAGGATCTGCAGCAATTGTTCTGGGAGGAAGAGGAAGTGACGCGGCGCGAATACGCCATCCTCGATCGCGCCTTCGATACCATGCTGGCGCGTGCGAAAGCGGACAAGATCCCGCATCGGACCGCGGCGATGGCGATCGGCGTGGAGAAGGTCCGCGCCGCCAAGAACACGCGAGGCCTGTTCCCATGATCACCGGCCTCGATCACGTCGTCGTTCTCACGGGCGACATCAACGCGGCCTCCGCGGCTTACCGGACCTTGTTTGCCCGCGCGCCGGCCTGGCAGAACAGCGGCGATGGCGCCGACCGTGTCCTGTTCACACTCGATAACACGACGCTGGAGTTGATGGCGCCGAGTGGCGAGGGGGCAGATGCGGACCGCATTCGCGCGGTGCTGGCGGCCCAGGGTGAGGGACTCGCAAGCATCTGCTTCCGCACCAGCGACATCACTAGGATGCATCGCAGGCTCGACCGGCTCACGCTGAAGCCTGATGCCATTGCCGACGTCGAAAGCCGCGATGCGGCCTCGGGCGCGACGCTGACATGGAAGCGGACCCGCGCGGCGACCGAAGTCACGCGAGGCGTCCGCCTGTTCTTCCTCGAGCGCGACCAGGAACGACCGCTGTCAGTGCGAACCACGACCGCCTCGATCACGGCGATGGACCATGTCGTGGTCTCAAGTTCGGACCCCGAGCGGGCAGCCGCCCTCTATGGCGCGCGGCTTGGCCTCGACATGGCGCTCGACCGCTCGCACCCCGATTGGGGCCGGCTGATGTTCTTCCGCTGCGGTGACCTCATCGTCGAAGTAACGCACCGGCCGGGCAAGGAGGCAGATACGTCCCAGGACCGGCTGCGCGGCCTGTGCTGGCGCGTCGCCGACATCGACGCCACCCATGCGCGGCTCGTCCAGGCCGGTGTCGACGTCTCGGAAGTCCGCACCGGCCGCAAGCCGGGAACGCGGGTCATGACGGTGCGCAGCAGCACCTGCAGCGTGCCGACGCTGCTGGTGCAGCCGTCGGCGGGGAAGCCGTAGATCTTCCCTCTCCCCTTGTGGGAGCGAGACGAGCGAAGCTCGCTCTTGGGGTGGATCGAATGAGCGTCAGCTCATTCGAGGCGGGTGAGGGGTCTGTCTCCGCGGATAGAGACCCCTCATCCGCCTTCGCTATCGCGAAGGCACCTTCTGCCACAACAAGGGGAGAAGGGAAGAAGGCCGTCGCCACGTTCTCAAACGCTTCCCTGCATGCTACAGCTTGCTCTGCACGAGTATCGAGCGACTGATTTGGCAAAGGCAAAACGCGTTCAGAAATGGCAGCGGGACCCGGAGGGGATGCGGCTTCGCATTCTCGAGGCGGCCAAGCAGGAATTCGCCGCCCATGGCCTCGCCGGCGCGCGCGTCGACCGCATCGCGGCCAATGCCGGCGCCAACAAGCGCATGCTGTATTACCACGTCGGCAACAAGGAAGACCTCTATCTCACGGTGCTCGAAGGCGCCTATGAGAAGATCCGTTCCGAGGAGCGCGGGCTCGATCTCGAGCATCTCGATCCGCCCGAGGCGATCGAACGGCTGATCGACTTCACGTGGAATTATTTTCTACGCAACCCGGAATTCCTGGCGCTGCTCAATACCGAAAACCTTGCCAAAGCGCGCCATCTGAAGCGTTCGACCAAGGTCAAATCGATGCACTCGCCATTCGTCGAGATGATCCGCACCGTGGTGCGGCGCGGCGTCGAAAGCGGCGATTTCCGCGTCGCCGTCGATCCGGTGCAGCTCTACATATCGATCGCGGCGCTATGCTTCTTCTATCTCTCCAACAGCGCCACGCTCTCGGTGATCTTCGGCCGCGACCTCCTGAAGAAGGAGGCGAGGGACGAGCGGCTGGCGCATATGGTGGCGCTGGTGCTGGCGGCGCTGACGGGGAAGTCGACGGCGGATTTCGGCAAGGCCGTGGGGCAGGGCGTGCGGTCGCCGGCGCATCAGCCGGTTTGACTTTTTCGTCCCAGCGAAAGCAGGAACCGATACGCCGCGCCCCCTAGATTCGAGGTCGGTAGTCCTTGATCCTGCTGTAACAATTGACATCGGTGGTTATGGGTTCCTGCTTTCGCAGGAACGACGACGCGAGCGCAAATTGCCGCACGAAAACCCGCTTGCCAGTATTTATCCAACGAGTTAATTTCCCGCCCGAAAAGAAGATCGACAGGGAGTGGGACGTGGCCGAGCTGAAGCGCGAGAGTGGCTTGTCGAAAGCGCTGAACGCGGCGTGGGTTCGGCCGTTTCTGTTCCTGCTGTTCATCGTGATGATGTGGGACGTCACCATCCGCCTGTTCCAGATTCCGGCCTATCAGATCCCGGCTCCCGGCGACGTCGTGGCGGTGCTGCGGACCGAGTGGCCGGAACTGCTGCGGCAGTCCTGGCCCACGACCTATGCCACCATCTGCGGCTTTCTGCTGTCGGCGGTGTTCGGCATTCCCGTCGCCATGCTGATCGCGGGATCAAAGACGGTCGAAAGCTATATCTATCCGCTGCTGGTATTCTCGCAGTCGGTGCCGAAGATCGCGATCGCGCCGCTGTTCGTGGTCTGGTTCGGTTTCGGCATCATTCCGAAAGTGATCTCGGCGTTCCTGCTCGGGTTTTTTCCGGTGGTGGTGTCGGCGGTGCAGGGCTTCAAATCGGTCGACCCTGATATGGTCGATCTTGCGCGAGCCATGCAGGGCAGCCGCTTCCGCGTATTTTGCGCCGTCAATCTGCCGCATGCGATGCCGGCGATCTTCTCCGGGCTGAAGGTCTCGATCACGCTCGCCGTCGTCGGCGCCGTTGTCGGCGAGTTCGTCGGCTCCAATTCAGGCATCGGCTATGTGATGCAGCGCTCGATTGGAACGTTCGACCTGCCGACGATGTTTGCCGCGCTGGTGATCCTGGCGCTGCTCGGCGTGGTCCTGTTCTGGGTCGTCGACCGCATCGAACGCCTCGTGATTCCCTGGCATGTCAGCCAGCGCGACGACATCATTTTTGCTTCGTAGGCCAAGCCAACAAACGGTCCGCTCAAGGGCCGCATCACCACGGGAGGATGACCATGATACGAACGATAACGGCGATCTCCGCCGCCCTGATCTGGACCGCGCTTTCGGTGCTTCCGGCATCGGCCGCCGACAAGGTCGTGCTGATGCTGAACTGGTACGTCTATGGCGAGCACGCGCCGTTCTACTACGGCAAGGCCAAGGGCATCTATGCCGCCGAGGGCATCGACCTCGAGATCCAGGAAGGCCGCGGCTCGGCGGCGACCACGCAGGCCGTTGCGGCCAAGACCGCCAATTTCGGCTATGTCGACGTGCCCACCATGATGCGCGCGGCCGTGAAAGGCGCGCCGATCGTCGCCACCGGCGTGCTGCTGCAGACCAGCCCGATGTCGGCGATGGGGTTTGTCGAAAAGAACATCAAGAAGCCCGAGGACATCAAGGGCAAGACGGTGGCGATCACGCCGGCCGACTCGATGACGCAGATCTGGCCGCTGTTCCTGAAGAAGACCGGCCTGAAGGAAAGCGATTTCCAGACGGTCGCCGGCGACGGCCAGACCAAGCTGAACGCCGTCATCAACGGCCAGGCTGACCTGCTGCTCGGCTATGTCATGGACCAGTCGATGAAGATCAAGGACGCCACCGGCAAGGACGTCAACGCGATCAAGTTCGCCGACTACGGCATCAACATGGTCTGCTCGGGCGTCGTCGCCAACACCGAGTTCGTCAAGGCCAACGCCGATCTCGTCAAGCGCTTCATGTCGGCGACGACGAAAGCCGTCGAAGCCGCAGAGAAGGATGCCAAGGGCGCCGCACAGGCGATCCTCGACGCCAACCCGAAGGGCGGCAAGATAGAAACGCTGACGCAGGGCTTCGAGTTGACGATCCCGCTCTACCGCACGGCCGAAACCAAGAACAAGCGCCCGTTCCAGGTGACCGACCAGAACATGACCGACACGGTCAACCTGATGGTCGAATATGGCGGACTGGACGCCAAGGCCAAGGACAATCCGAAGGCGTTCTATACCAACGACTACCTGCCGCAGGGCGGTTCGTGAGCGGATATTTCGAAAGAAGTCCCGTCATTGCGAGCGAAGCGAAGCAATCCATGGCGCCGCAAAGCAAGTGTGGATTGCTTCGTCGCTTCGCTCCCTTGCGCAAACGCTTCGCGCTTGTTGCAGGCAATGACGATTCCCTATCACCGCTCCCGAATGGACTTAGCTGAATGAACCCCGCGACGAAACCAACCGAGTTCGATCAACCAGCCGCGCATCTGCGTCTGGTCTCCGATCGCGCCGGCAGCATGGCGTCGGGCATTACGCTCTCCGGCGTCTCAAAGACCTATCGCTCGCGCGACGGCGACGTGCCGTCGCTGCGGCCACTGGATTTCCATATCAACGAGGGCGAGTTCTTTGTCGTGGTCGGCCCGTCCGGCTGCGGCAAGTCCACGCTGCTCAAGATGATTTCCGGGCTGCTCGCGCCTTCGACCGGCGAAATCCTGGTCGAAGGCGAGAAGGTGACAAAGCCGCATGGCAATGTCGGCATCGTGTTCCAGAACGCGCTGCTGCTGCCATGGCGCAACATCCTTTCCAACGTGATGTTGCCGATCGACATGAAGAAGCTGCCGCGCGACGAATATCTGCCGCGGGCGAAAGCGCTACTGAAGCTCGTCGGTCTCGAAGGGTTCGAAAAGAAACTGCCGTGGCAATTGTCCGGCGGCATGCAGCAGCGCGCCTCGATCTGCCGCGCGCTGGTGCACGATCCCAAGATCATGCTGATGGACGAGCCGTTCGGCGCGCTCGATGCCATGACGCGCGAGAAGATGAATGTCGAGCTGATGCGAATCCAGCGCGAAACCGGCAAGACGGTGCTGCTGATCACGCATTCGATTCCGGAAGCCGTGTTCCTCGCCGACCGTGTGCTCGTCATGACCGAGCGGCCCGGCGCGATCGCGGCGATCTACGACGTGCCGCTGCCGCGCCCGCGCTCGCTGGACGCAATGGCCGATCCCGCCTTCACCGAACTGGTGCAGCGGATTCGCAAGCACTTCTTCACCCAAAGCGCGCTGGACTGAAAGCTGGCTTGATGCCGTATCGTTTGGCCGTACGAGACATCTCCTTTTTTGAACGTCCGGTCACTTTCGCCCGGCCGTTCCGGTTCGGTGCGGTCGTCATCAACGCAACGCCGCAGGCTTTCGTGCGCGTTGAGATCGAGGTCGAAGGCAAGGGGACGGCAACGGGGGCCAGTGCCGAATTTCTGGTGCCGAAATGGTTCGACAAGCGGCCGCATCTCTCGCCGCAAGAGACTGTAACCGAGTTGCGACGCACGCTGATGATCGCGCGGGATTTCTATCTCGCACATATGACGTTTGAGACAGCGTTCGGCCTACACGCCGCCTGTATCGGCGCACAGATCGAGGCCTGCGCCAAAGAAGACATCCCGCCGCTGGCTGCGGCGTATGGCCCGGCCGAAATCGACAAGGCAATCCTGGATGCGCTGCTGCGCTGCACGGGTGCAAACTTCTTCGACGGTATGGCCGCGAACATTGCCGGTATCGATGCGCGCTTGTCGCGCGATCTCGGCGACAATGACGTGACGCAGTTTCTCGCAGGCCGCAAACGGCTGGAGCGCGTCGCGATCCGGCACACGGTTGGCATGGACGACAAGGTCGAAGGCGACGGCGGGGTTGCCGACAGACGAGAAAATGCCGGCGCGCGCTATTTCAAGCTCAAGCTCAACGGCGATCCCGCACACGATGCGGATCGCCTGACCCGGATCGGCAAAGAACTCGCATCACTGCCGTACGATTACCGCGTCACACTGGACGCTAATGAGCAATATGCCGATCTCGCAGTCTTGAGCGCTCTGGTCGAACGGCTTGATCGTGATCCCGCGCTGCGGCCGATCGCATCGAAATTGCTCTACATCGAACAGCCGATGCCGCGAGACATCACGAAGGCCTCGCCACTCGGTGCGTTGGCGCGCTGCGACTTCATTGTCGACGAAGCCGACGATTGCTACGACGCGTTCCCGGTGGCACGGGCGCTCGGCTATCGCGGCATCTCCTCGAAGTCTTGCAAAGGGATTTACAAGTCGGTGATCAACGCCACCCGCGCGGCCAAATGGAGCGCGGGCGGTGAACAATGCTTCATCGCAGGCGAAGATCTCACCTGTCAGGCCGGCCTTGCCGTGCAGCAGGATCTCGCACTCGGCGCGCTGATCGGCGTCACCCATGCCGAGCGCAACGGCCACCATTATGTCGATGGCTTTGGCGATACGCCTGCCACGGAGGCGGAAGCGTTCCTCGCAGGTCATCCCGATCTCTATGCCCGCGACGGCGAAAAAATCCGGCTCGCGATCGATGACGGCGATCTCCTGACGGGATCGCTGACGACACCGGGCTTCGCCACTGCCGTGCATCCGGACTGGTCCGCGATGTCGCCGCTCGCAGAGCCCACAGCAAAAATTTCTCTGGAGAAAGCAGTATGACGACCAAACGCCTCGGCCTGATCATGAACGGCGTGACCGGCCGGATGGGGCTCAACCAGCATTTGATCCGCTCCATCATCGCGATCCGCGACCAGGGCGGCGTGCTGCTATCCAACGGCGACCGCATGTTGCCCGACCCGATCCTGATCGGGCGCGACGCGGAGAAGGTCGAGAAGCTCGCCAAGCGCTTCAACGTGGAGCGATGGTCGACCAATTTCGACAAGGCGCTTGCGGACACGAACGATAGCATCTTCTTCGATGCCGCGACCACGCAGGCGCGTCCGTCGCTGCTGACCAAGGCGATCGAGGCCGGCAAGCACGTCTATTGCGAAAAGCCGATCGCGACCAATCTCGAAGAGGCGATCGCGGTGCTGAAGCTCGCCA contains these protein-coding regions:
- a CDS encoding sugar kinase: MQALFIGQTYIDVTFITDHMPTGDEKHVASAYAVSFGGNAVTAAFCCAKLGIVPDLIATVANDWLGRMFQDMAAKYGISIHPRKVNSSSLSFIMPKEGKRAIVRCRDDEHIHPFPMLNLKGCRALHIDGHQPDAAIHYAKLCREDGILTSLDGGGLRTNTHELLEFIDVAIVAERLCEQMDKTPEAMLDYLKSRGCRVGGVTMGEQGLLWYDETGAVRKLPALPIARERVLDTNGAGDVFHGAYVFSYLNNPSKGWHEHFEFARAASTFKIQRLGNEAGLPTLADIDAVKQEFQIGRKKEFWD
- a CDS encoding IlvD/Edd family dehydratase, producing the protein MADGLRKGLTSYGDAGFSLFLRKAFIKAMGYSDDALNRPIVGIINTYSDYNPCHGNVPQIIEAVKRGVMLSGAMPMVFPTISIAESFAHPTSMYLRNLMAMDTEEMIRAQPMDAVVVIGGCDKTLPAQIMAAVSADLPTVVIPVGPMVVGHHRGEVLGACTDCRRLWAKYRAGEIDDIEIEDVNGRLAPSVGTCMVMGTASTMACVTEALGLSLPMSATIPAPHAERFRSAEASGRVAAALAKAKGPKPSELLTPASFRNAQVVLQAIGGSTNGLIHLTAIAHRSPHKIDLETFDKLGREVPVLVDLKPSGEHYMEHFHHAGGVPKLMAQLGDLIDLDAKTITGQTLREVVAEAEDVPGQDAIRPRDNPIKAEGAMAVLHGNLAPRGAVIKQSAASPKLLQHTGRAVVFESVEDMTLRVDDPDLDVNADDVLVLRNAGPKGAPGMPEAGYLPIPKKLARGGTKDMVRISDARMSGTAFGTIVLHITPESAVGGPLALVKNGDMIRLDVAKRSIDLLIDDAELEKRRAALAPAATPDWARRGYAHLFNETILQADEGCDFDFMRGQGKD
- a CDS encoding NAD(P)/FAD-dependent oxidoreductase encodes the protein MTAGTIVIIGAGHAGYQLAASLRQHGFSERIALLNDEGHLPYQRPPLSKAYLKGTGGPDSLMFRPEKFYSDQNIDLISDRAVSIDRAARKVALASGTSLDYGHLVLATGARNRLLDIPNANLDSVRYLRTLDESQSLRDYITEGQRVVVIGAGFIGLEFAATARAKGLEVDVVELAPRVMARAVTAEISEFFQLRHTAAGIHIHLGVQVTSIESDGHKVTGVSLSDGRHLKADLIVVGVGVLPNVELAAQAGLPVASGIIVDEHLLTADPDISAIGDCALYESPRFGGSLRLESVQNATDHARCVAARLTGDAKPYDGVPWFWSDQGPDKLQMVGLTTGYDRVVVRGDQAQAAFSAFCYRDGRLVGIESVNRAGDHMFGRRLFAVNGSITPEQAADTGFDLKSALT
- a CDS encoding enoyl-CoA hydratase/isomerase family protein, whose product is MSTSDDTAAPALLRIEGPIATITLNRPAAFNSINLSIAQKLEQLGAEVEGNDAVRVLVIEGEGRAFSAGGDLQTIGAAAANDTVAPVVGELLKHYHAFIETLRRMPKIVLSSVNGSAAGAGMGLAFVTDLCIAADDARFTPAYAKIGVSPDGGSTVGMVGTVGTRRALQILLAEDSFTAQQAYEWGLVARVVPAAELRAETRKFAERLAQNPPAAIAGTKSLVYQAAVTPVKQQLDAEEAKIIDAMLTEDFRVAVKKFTSKGK
- a CDS encoding ribokinase; protein product: MGRVFVAGSINMDVVATADRHPKVGETVAGQAVHYFPGGKGANQAVAAAKLGAPSTLIGRLGVDAFGQQLRTFLAAQGVDLALVQDTADIHTGTAVITIADADNTIVVVPGANALVSADDVAAPALAKGDVAVSQFEIPQATIAAFFKRARGAGATTILNPAPALACAPGLLELVDILILNETELGLLAQSVLHDTDEPARFIEAARRLPTGPDTIICVTLGKRGVLALIGGEPSLIAGRAVKAVDTTGAGDCFVGALAAQLANGTPIRDALAYANAAASICVQRMGAAPSMPAAAEVDELLAKRT